The genomic DNA GCGCGTTAATAAAGGCCGCGGTGTACTTGAGCGGGAGATCTCCTTGACTGGAACGACTATAGGGTGCACCGACGAGATGGCTCGCCTCACTCCAGGTGAGAAACGGGGAGAACGCTACTGCAGTGCATGACGAAAAGGGAGCTCCAGTTGGATCAATCAGCGACTTTGACGTCCCTGCTTTAGCGGGCATGTGAACCTGTACCGGGGACTCATTTCCCAGTGAGACGGCAATACTACCTCCGACGGGTGTTGAAATACAAGCGGGATCTCCTGGTTGCTGATTGACACCGACGGTACCGAAAAGGATGTCTACTGCCGTACCACCTGGTGCGAGGGTGATGGGAGCAGGGCTGAGAGGGATCGCAAATGACGGTATCGCGGGAGCTTTAGGGGTCCCGTAAGCTAAGAAGTCGCTCGATCCCTTTTCCCCCGCCGGACCGGGTAGCAGCGGCACCGTCGCTGGGGTGCCGTCGGCATTTGCCAGATAAACAGAGGAAGGGTACACCGGCAGCGAACATGCCTGTCCTGACCTATTGATGAGATTGAAGCCGCTCATCTGGTTGTCCAGTGCCGGCCAGCTGGTCCAGTAATGCGTCTCAAGCTGCGTCGACGTACAAAGTGGAGAGCTTACCACCGCACTTCTAGTCGCGCCTCCGCGCTGAGATGGCTCCCACGGTGGACCCCCCGTGTTCTTCGAGGTCGGTATTGACTTGAGTGGAGCTAGGCGCGGCGCAGATCTCCTCGTCAGTGCGAAGCTCCCAGCTGCAGCAAAGATCAAGGCAAGAGATACAACTACCATGATAAGTTTCCTGTGTGTTATGCGCATCACGCCCTCCCACGTCGGGGTTATGAGTTATCATTGATAATGACCCCGCTAACATCGACATCTTAATCATCATCACGACACGTGTTAAGTGGTGCGAGAAACTTTGTGAATAAGTTCAGCACATCAGTTTCCTCTTTCGCCGGTTCCGTGATCCAAGCGACGATCGGTAGCGCAAGCGACGTGGTGGTTGTGTACGCCAACCGCTCTAGGTGTGCGACATAGGCCTTAAGCAAGACGACACCACGTAGTTTTACGGACACGGTCCTCTCGTCAGTAATGGACTTCGGTGGCCATGTTGGAGTGGTAAGCCCCTTGCGATCCACGTGAAGTGCAAGAGGATCGTGCGGAGATGAGACAAGCGCTCATAACCAAAGGTTTCACATTTTGGGAGCCCTATCGTTGCAAAGGTCGCGGGACTCAAGGGGACACACGTCTCGTTGGGAACACAGCCACCTTGAGGGGTTGTTGGGTTCTTCTGCAAGTTCATAGGGTTAAAACATGCCTTGACCTGGTGGGCCCGGTGGGATTCGAACCCAGGACCAAGGTATATCAAGTGTTCACAAAGTGTCCGAGCTGGTAGTCATAGTATCCGAGTACGTCCCATTTTTGCAGCTCATTCAAGTCTTTTGGCAAGGGCGGTGAGACAGGCTCGGACTGGGTCGGACGTTCTCGAACACAATTGCTGGGCGAAAAGTTGGGTGAAGCGGACGTGGAGATCCTCCTAAGCATTGGTTGACCGCGTTGATCCCAAACACTATCCACGTGTCCTCCGGCCTCAATAGATCACCTGACCATCACTGTCGTGCTTTCGAACAGCCAGTTGTGTTAGCTACACAGACTTCCATCCGACGCCAATTGCCAGTACGAGTCAGTTCGACCAGGTTCAAGCACGCTTACACGGTAACGGCTTTCGGTTCCGCCGAGTTCTAACATTACCTGAAACTCGAGACAGCATCGGGTCCCCCCAGGTAGAGCGAGATAACCTATCGAATCCTCCCGCCTATCGAGACAAACTATACTCCCAGCGTTAACACCTATTTCAATACCCGAAGAGAGTTCTCGCAGAAGCTATCAAAGGGGGTAATCAATGAAGCTTGCAACCAATTATCCGAGCCCAGGGGCAATTGGTAGCGTTTACCGGGAGCAGTGCTGCGCTTGAGTCACCGGCAACTGTGGCTTCTAGCCCAAATAGCGAGTCGTCTTCGTTTCGGATCGGGAAGTACCTGGTGACTCCTACCCCACCCTCAGCTAATTTTGACTCACTTACTACAAGCAGTACAGTCATACGTGCGAATGGATTCCCCGATGGGTCAGCTTGCACTCCTCCGGGTTGGCTTTTTGGGGCGGTCTCACATACGAAATGGGTATACCCACGGTTCACTCCCTGATAAAACCACCAGCCAGCGTCACCGTCACATCAAAGCGCCAGCTCAACAAGTGAACTGTATTCTTCGCGCCGGGCCGGGAACCAAGACTACAACGGGGGTCAGTTCAATTCGATCGTTGCGAAGTGGAACGGGTGTGAGGAGCCATCCAGTATCACCACCTTGGTCGTTTGCGCCGGAACGATCGCAGCAGATCAATAACACCGAAGGAGCTGCTCAACCTCATTGCCAAGAGGCGAGATCACAGCCATTATCGACGATTTGGGCATTCACAGCTATCAGCGCTAGTTAGCTACAATCGCCTCGATACGAACTGTCCCAAACGCTCTGGTCAGCGGACGTTGGAAGGGGCACCATACAACCCGAATGTCGGGAGATTCAAAGAAAGTGTGGAACATTCCGACACGATATTTCAACGAGTAATACCAGTTTCGCCAACAGCCCACCAATGCAATTACAAGGCTCCACCCGCGATGGGAGATACTTTACTTGGCAGATCGGCGAGCCTTAACCGCTCCAGTGTGGCCTGGAAACTACGCGAGGTTGGCATGGCATTCTACAGCTGGCCGGACCGCCGAGATCGCTACCAGTATCCGTGCTATAGTGACACTATGGATACACGCACGACAACCATCCGACTTCCAGCCCCGACCGCCGAGGCGCTTGAAGTAGTCGCCAAAGCTGACAACCAGTCGGTCTCCGAGGCTGTTCGGCAAGCAGTTCTCGAACACATCCGGACACGCCGAGCTGACCCGGAGTTCCAGAAGAGCCTGGACCATCTGCTCGATTCGCAACGAGAAGTGTTCGAAAGGCTCGCCGATCTTTGATCAAATACTTAGGCCTGGGCGGCTACCTAGCGATCGCCGAGTTGATCCTCGGCATCAACGGCGAGTTGCTGGCCAACGGCGTTGGGATCGGCTTAGCAGACTGAGTCCTTGCGGCACCTCAGGCATCCTTCGACGGTATAGAGTTCTGTCCGGAGCTCGAGCGGAAGGCAGCCGTGCTGCTCGAGCACTTGGTTAAGAACCATCCGTGCCCGACGGCAACAAGCGCACGGCCCACGCCACGACGTGGATGTTCATCACGATCAATGGCAGTACGTGAACCCTGGAGGATCCCAATGAGATCGTACCGATGATCATTCGTGTTGCGTCTGGTGAGATCAGCACTGAGGAGCTCGCTGAGTGGATCTCCTCAAACATCAAGCAATGACTCTTGCAATCCGAATTGAATCGTAAGGTCATTCGTCCTTGCTGGACTGGAGGTTGAAGGATATGATGGAGGTTGAAGTTCTTCTTCGAGCTGAAATATATAGTTCCATGGGAAGCCTTCACCCTCTATTGCTCCGGCCATGGGGGTACTGACGCGACTGGGACATGACAGGGCTGGAACTCAGACACCTGGGGCCAGCTGACGCTAGGGATAAGTGAGGACGATCGGTGAACACGAAGCGACTTCTACAACCACAAATCCTGATTGCAATCCTTCTTTCGCTGATTCTGGTGGGCGTCGTGCTCTTTGCGAATATGTCATCTGATGGACCCAACACGGGCGTCCTCTCTGTCGAAGCGATCGGTATCGTTATAACCCAGAAAGGGACGTGTGCAGAAATTGCCTCCAATCCTTTGGGCTCTGGAGTGGTTTGTACTCATGGAGTCGTTCTTGGCAGGAAGGGAGAATGCGTTACCTTTGGGCACAATAACTTTACTCCGAGGTTTACCGATCCAAAGCAAGCCCATATGTCACTCTGCAAGAGTCACGGGCTTCATGCGTCGTCTTAGTAACATCCAATGCTAGCACTCGAGAAGCTGACTCATAGCGCAACTGAAGGGAGCCCCCTAGGTCTCAGTATCAGTGAGTTCTTCAAACCGCATCAGCAGCACCTAGTCCATCCTCGAAGGTCGTCCAGTCGTGCCCGGTTGCACTATTGGATCCAACAGTTCGTATGGCTTGGTTCGACGCTGCCGGAAATCAGAGCAGACTAGTAGGGAGTGAGTATCTGAGGGTAAACGTCGCGGTAAAACTCGGACGACGCGGTGGGCGAACTCCAAACGCTCACCGACACGATCCCCTTTGCCATGTTGTTCGTCTACTTGAATCCACAGCATATGCTCTCGTACTGGTGGGCCCGGTGGGATTCGAACCCACGACCAAGGGATTATGAGGTGTTCACAAAGTGTCCGAGTTGGTAGTCATAGTGTCCGAGTACGTCCCATTTTTGCAGCTCATTCAAGTCCTTTGGCAAGGGTAATGAGACAGGCTCGGACTGGGTGGGACGTTCTCGGACACAATTGTTGGGTGAAAAGTTGGGTGAAGCGGACGTGGAGATCCCCCTATGCATTGGTTGACCGAGTTGATCCCACTGTTCCTACCCGAATACTACCGACGTGTTCTTCGGTATCGATAAAACACCTGACCATCGCTGTCCTGCTTTCGAACAGCCAAACGCCAGAACGGGTCAGTTCTTCTAGGCTAAAGTGAGGCGATGACCGAGCAACGGCCCCCCCGGTTTCACCAAGTGTGAAGGTTACCTTAGAGCCGAGGCCGCGTCGGATCCCCAGGTAGAGCAGCGTAATCCACTATGTCTTTTCACATATCCAGACAAACTGTACTCCCAGTGTTAACATCTATCGCAACAGCAGACGACACTTCTCATAGGAGCGATTAGGGGGTCATCAATGAAGTTTGCAACCATTATCCGGGGGGCTATTGGTAGCGTTCGCGGGGAGCAGTGCTGCGCTCGCGTCACCGGCGACCGTGGCTTATAGCTCGAATCCTGAGCCATCCTCGTTCCAGGTCGGGAAAGTTCTGGTAACCCCCACCCCACCCTCAGCTAACTTTGACCCACTCACTGCGAGCAATGCAGCTCTTCGTGCCAACGGCTTTCCCGAGAGGCCCGCTGGTACTCCTCCGGGTTGGTTCATCGGGGCGGTCTCGCATACGAAATGGGTATACCCGCGGTTCACTCCCCGATAT from Ferrimicrobium acidiphilum DSM 19497 includes the following:
- a CDS encoding DUF4232 domain-containing protein, yielding MRITHRKLIMVVVSLALIFAAAGSFALTRRSAPRLAPLKSIPTSKNTGGPPWEPSQRGGATRSAVVSSPLCTSTQLETHYWTSWPALDNQMSGFNLINRSGQACSLPVYPSSVYLANADGTPATVPLLPGPAGEKGSSDFLAYGTPKAPAIPSFAIPLSPAPITLAPGGTAVDILFGTVGVNQQPGDPACISTPVGGSIAVSLGNESPVQVHMPAKAGTSKSLIDPTGAPFSSCTAVAFSPFLTWSEASHLVGAPYSRSSQGDLPLKYTAAFINAP
- a CDS encoding DUF6290 family protein: MGDTLLGRSASLNRSSVAWKLREVGMAFYSWPDRRDRYQYPCYSDTMDTRTTTIRLPAPTAEALEVVAKADNQSVSEAVRQAVLEHIRTRRADPEFQKSLDHLLDSQREVFERLADL